The following coding sequences lie in one Candidatus Nitrospira allomarina genomic window:
- a CDS encoding sigma-54 interaction domain-containing protein produces MGELVSSSRSNGAEIILDCISDGVITIDLQKRVTFLNRAMQKMLGYNVDAAGTLLACDVLIQSNICSTKECVLERALQGERVSNFEAMVRRRDGVHIPVSINTDFLLDKEGKLIGLIEVIRDISLVRELSARVEEVSELKHRLGEQTKLDNMVGRCPRMQDIMAKLPIIAASKSSVLITGESGTGKELIACALHAHSPRKDAPFVVVNCSSLSEGILESEIFGHVKGAFTNAYFDKPGRFEIANGGTIFLDEIGEMSVATQVKLLGVLERGQFERVGSNDTVSVDVRVVAATNRNLEEAVQQGRFREDLYFRIRVIPVVLPPLRERPGDIPLLVNHFLEKFNREMGKHIVSLSPQCLAALSRYPFPGNIRELQNMIEHAFVCCEVDTIQFEHLPADLHRYCWEHREWTDSESLEALERQAICRALEKSGWRLKEASQQLGIGRSTLWRKVKQFGISQTT; encoded by the coding sequence ATGGGTGAACTGGTATCATCGTCTCGTTCGAATGGTGCGGAAATCATTCTGGATTGCATTAGTGACGGAGTGATTACGATCGACCTGCAGAAACGTGTGACCTTTTTGAATCGGGCGATGCAGAAGATGCTCGGGTACAACGTCGATGCGGCGGGGACACTTTTAGCCTGTGATGTCCTGATCCAAAGCAACATCTGCTCGACTAAGGAATGTGTCCTGGAACGGGCGCTTCAGGGAGAGCGGGTGTCGAATTTTGAAGCGATGGTTCGTCGACGTGATGGCGTACATATTCCGGTGAGCATCAATACTGATTTTTTATTGGACAAGGAAGGAAAGCTGATCGGGTTAATCGAAGTTATCCGTGATATCTCACTGGTTCGCGAGTTGAGTGCCAGGGTGGAAGAGGTGTCGGAGCTTAAGCATCGGCTGGGAGAGCAGACCAAGCTGGATAATATGGTGGGTCGATGTCCACGCATGCAGGACATTATGGCGAAATTGCCGATCATCGCCGCTTCCAAATCCTCCGTGCTCATCACCGGAGAAAGTGGAACCGGCAAGGAATTAATTGCTTGTGCGTTACACGCCCACAGCCCGAGAAAGGATGCCCCTTTCGTTGTGGTGAATTGCTCAAGTCTATCTGAGGGAATTCTGGAGAGTGAAATATTCGGTCATGTCAAAGGGGCATTTACCAACGCGTATTTTGATAAACCGGGCCGGTTTGAAATTGCAAATGGTGGGACGATCTTTCTTGATGAAATCGGGGAGATGAGTGTCGCCACCCAAGTGAAATTATTGGGAGTGCTTGAGCGGGGACAGTTTGAGCGGGTTGGGTCCAATGATACGGTTTCGGTGGATGTGAGGGTGGTTGCGGCCACGAATCGGAATTTGGAAGAAGCCGTTCAGCAGGGACGGTTTCGAGAAGATTTGTATTTTCGTATACGAGTAATTCCGGTTGTGCTGCCCCCCCTACGGGAGCGACCGGGAGATATTCCCCTGCTCGTGAATCACTTTCTTGAGAAATTTAATCGCGAAATGGGCAAGCATATTGTCAGCCTGTCTCCGCAATGTTTAGCGGCACTCAGTCGGTACCCGTTTCCCGGCAATATCAGGGAACTTCAGAATATGATTGAGCATGCCTTTGTGTGCTGTGAAGTGGATACGATCCAATTTGAGCATCTTCCAGCCGACCTCCATCGGTATTGTTGGGAACATCGGGAATGGACCGACTCTGAATCACTGGAGGCCCTGGAACGACAAGCCATTTGCCGGGCGTTGGAAAAGTCTGGTTGGCGGCTGAAGGAAGCTTCTCAACAGTTAGGGATTGGTCGATCGACCTTATGGCGGAAGGTCAAACAATTTGGAATATCTCAAACAACTTAA
- a CDS encoding Mrp/NBP35 family ATP-binding protein gives MAAEQNPAGPATPPNQPEGNPLPGVKHIIAVSSGKGGVGKSTVTVNLAVALKQQGYAVGLMDADVYGPNIPLMIGVSKEPGKDGDKILPAEGQGVKVISMGFFVPEDTPVVWRGPMVHSAIQQFFRDVVWGELDYLLIDLPPGTGDVPLTLSQLVPLTGAITVTTPQEVALQDVRKGMTMFKKVNVPLLGVIENMSYFVCGHCHERTEIFSTGGGERAAQKFEIPFLGRIPIDPAIREGGDRGTPIVSNDPSSPQAQAFLQIAKTLTANIDQAERGNGDAAPSISSLLKKITDPLKKS, from the coding sequence ATGGCTGCTGAACAAAACCCCGCCGGTCCCGCGACCCCACCCAATCAACCTGAAGGCAACCCATTGCCGGGCGTGAAACACATTATCGCGGTGAGCAGTGGTAAAGGCGGAGTCGGCAAATCCACGGTCACCGTCAATTTGGCCGTCGCGCTAAAGCAGCAAGGCTATGCGGTAGGATTAATGGATGCGGATGTATATGGACCGAATATTCCTCTGATGATCGGGGTGTCAAAAGAGCCGGGAAAGGATGGGGACAAAATTCTGCCTGCTGAGGGACAGGGAGTGAAAGTCATTTCCATGGGATTTTTTGTGCCGGAAGACACTCCGGTGGTATGGCGGGGACCCATGGTCCATTCGGCGATCCAGCAATTTTTTCGTGATGTGGTCTGGGGGGAACTCGATTATTTACTGATCGATTTACCGCCCGGGACGGGAGATGTGCCTTTAACGTTGTCGCAATTAGTGCCGTTGACTGGAGCGATTACCGTGACCACTCCGCAGGAAGTGGCTCTACAGGATGTGAGAAAAGGCATGACGATGTTCAAAAAAGTGAATGTCCCGTTGCTCGGGGTGATTGAAAATATGAGTTATTTTGTCTGTGGCCATTGCCATGAACGGACAGAAATTTTTTCCACAGGCGGTGGGGAACGTGCCGCTCAGAAATTTGAGATCCCATTTTTGGGACGAATTCCGATTGATCCGGCCATCCGGGAGGGGGGAGATAGAGGTACTCCAATTGTCAGCAATGATCCCTCGTCGCCCCAAGCCCAGGCCTTTCTTCAGATTGCCAAAACGCTGACGGCCAATATCGACCAAGCGGAAAGAGGCAATGGGGACGCTGCCCCCTCCATTTCCAGTTTACTCAAAAAAATTACCGATCCTTTGAAGAAATCTTAA
- a CDS encoding Rieske (2Fe-2S) protein, with product MAELVRIAKIDEVEEGKGMVVEAGEKCLAVFNVDGAFHVIDNTCLHRGGPLGEGDVEGETVTCPWHGWEYNVKTGHCLTNPSSHVRSYPTVVEDGEVKVDLS from the coding sequence ATGGCGGAGTTAGTGCGTATCGCGAAAATAGATGAAGTGGAAGAGGGAAAAGGAATGGTGGTGGAAGCCGGTGAGAAATGTCTGGCCGTGTTTAACGTGGATGGAGCCTTCCATGTCATCGATAATACCTGTCTCCATAGAGGCGGTCCTTTAGGTGAGGGCGATGTCGAGGGGGAGACCGTGACCTGCCCCTGGCATGGGTGGGAATACAATGTGAAAACCGGACATTGTCTGACTAATCCCTCCAGTCATGTGAGATCCTACCCGACCGTTGTTGAAGATGGAGAAGTGAAAGTCGATCTGTCCTAA
- a CDS encoding ABC transporter substrate-binding protein has translation MFVKRLLLFIPLTLVLFLVQSYFWVPTYEHQAAGNPDRLVTYIEASSGDAKILNPILNADSASSNIVSHVFEGLLDLDEDLKLRSRLATDWQITERAYLLVNPHHRFPDGTEVTGSKLFQKIHQAWKAGTIEGLQERVQSIELLPSGQRSEPISLLLPNAEGKPQLKELSVTIDVPERVAFTLSEVDQDLFDRLKPVLGERYFEHFPYDELIHPQEPVPKDLEKPLRAKFPDILPVGEHNPTILFHLRQGVKFQDGHVFDAGDVKFTYEAIMNPKNLSPRTPDFEPIKTVEIVDSSTIKIIYKRLYSPAINAWTMGILPEHLLNDEALTREKQGRGLSEEAQKTFGMRESQFNRHPIGSGRFEFIEWQGDEFIHLRRYEDYWEGPAEYHEYYMRIIPELFTQEVEFRTGAIDFYGAQPHQVDRYKNDPTYQWFSSLGFAYTYIGYNNRKPLFADPEIRTALGMAINVDEIITYLMYGEGERTTGPYPRNTEWYDQAIQPLPYDPQGALAIFEKAGWKMNREGWLEKDGKIFEFNLITNNGNPIRKNLMTIAQNAWKKVGVKVNTQVFEWAVFLNDFVNTGDFDAVVLGWSMGIDPDLYQIWHSSQSGPQQLNFVGYNNPRADALIVRIRQEYNRDRQRQLTHELHRLIHEDQPYTFLYAPLSTRVLDKKIVLVEKGPDGKEQFKKIYPTKSGDITFYFHKWRKLELTPDF, from the coding sequence ATGTTTGTCAAACGTCTTTTGCTGTTCATCCCGTTGACTCTAGTCCTTTTTCTGGTTCAATCCTATTTTTGGGTTCCTACCTATGAGCACCAGGCTGCCGGTAACCCGGATCGCTTAGTCACCTATATTGAAGCGTCCAGCGGGGACGCCAAAATTCTCAATCCTATCTTGAACGCGGATTCGGCCAGCTCCAATATTGTGAGCCACGTGTTTGAGGGGCTGCTGGATTTAGACGAAGACTTGAAGCTTCGGAGCCGATTAGCCACCGATTGGCAGATTACGGAACGAGCCTACCTCCTGGTCAACCCGCATCACCGTTTTCCGGATGGGACGGAAGTGACAGGGAGCAAGCTTTTTCAGAAGATTCATCAGGCATGGAAGGCTGGAACCATTGAGGGGTTGCAGGAGAGGGTGCAATCCATTGAGTTATTACCTTCCGGCCAACGATCGGAACCCATCTCACTCTTGCTGCCCAACGCGGAAGGCAAACCTCAGCTCAAAGAACTCTCCGTGACCATTGACGTACCGGAACGAGTGGCATTTACGCTTTCGGAGGTGGACCAGGATTTATTTGATCGCTTAAAGCCGGTTCTTGGTGAGCGGTATTTTGAGCACTTTCCTTATGACGAACTGATTCATCCTCAAGAACCGGTTCCCAAGGATTTGGAGAAACCCCTGCGGGCCAAATTCCCCGATATTCTTCCCGTGGGCGAGCATAACCCCACCATCCTGTTCCATCTTCGCCAAGGGGTGAAGTTTCAGGACGGGCATGTGTTCGATGCGGGAGATGTGAAGTTTACTTATGAAGCCATTATGAATCCAAAAAATTTGTCTCCACGGACTCCGGACTTCGAGCCGATTAAAACCGTGGAGATTGTGGATTCGTCGACAATAAAAATTATCTATAAGCGCCTCTATTCCCCGGCCATCAATGCGTGGACGATGGGGATTCTTCCCGAGCATCTTCTCAATGACGAGGCGTTAACCCGCGAGAAACAGGGGCGAGGATTATCGGAGGAGGCTCAAAAGACATTCGGGATGCGAGAGAGTCAATTCAATCGACACCCGATCGGCAGCGGGCGCTTTGAGTTTATCGAATGGCAGGGAGATGAATTTATTCATCTTCGACGGTATGAGGACTATTGGGAAGGTCCGGCTGAATATCATGAGTATTATATGCGCATCATTCCCGAACTGTTCACACAAGAAGTAGAATTTCGGACCGGCGCGATAGATTTTTATGGCGCGCAACCTCATCAGGTTGACCGGTATAAAAACGATCCCACCTACCAATGGTTTAGCAGCCTGGGATTTGCCTATACCTATATTGGCTATAACAACCGAAAACCGTTATTTGCCGATCCGGAGATCAGGACAGCCCTGGGGATGGCGATTAATGTCGACGAGATCATCACCTATCTGATGTATGGCGAAGGTGAACGGACGACCGGACCCTATCCCCGGAATACCGAATGGTATGATCAGGCAATCCAACCTCTTCCCTACGACCCTCAAGGAGCCCTCGCGATCTTTGAGAAGGCCGGATGGAAAATGAATAGGGAGGGATGGCTCGAAAAAGATGGGAAGATATTTGAGTTTAATCTCATTACAAATAACGGGAATCCTATCAGAAAAAACTTGATGACCATCGCGCAGAATGCCTGGAAAAAAGTCGGCGTTAAAGTGAATACTCAGGTCTTCGAATGGGCCGTGTTTCTGAACGATTTTGTGAATACCGGAGACTTTGATGCGGTCGTGTTGGGCTGGAGTATGGGCATTGACCCCGATCTCTATCAGATTTGGCATTCCAGTCAGTCGGGTCCACAACAATTAAATTTTGTGGGGTACAATAACCCGCGGGCCGACGCACTTATTGTCCGGATTCGCCAGGAATACAATAGAGATCGACAACGACAACTGACGCATGAGCTTCATCGGTTGATTCATGAGGACCAACCCTATACCTTTCTCTACGCGCCGTTGAGTACACGTGTCTTGGATAAGAAAATCGTGCTGGTCGAAAAAGGGCCGGATGGGAAAGAGCAGTTTAAAAAGATTTATCCCACCAAAAGCGGGGACATCACGTTTTATTTCCATAAATGGCGAAAGTTGGAGTTGACGCCGGACTTTTAA
- a CDS encoding ABC transporter permease: MWNFIIRNIAQRLVLLIIVSFLAHSVIHLAPGEPSEVDPMNPRMKPEDIAKIRAAFHLDDPLYVQYVYWIRDLATGELKSFKDSQPVLPKIWNRFLNSLPLFILATILVWTWAFPTGIYGAVHRGGIYDRSTVFLSYALISVPGFFLSFIAIMWVVGWLGVPVISIKTFGMEHAQPAYQWMDRVWHLVIPSIMTAIGGIAILSRYVRSQMLEVLGQDYVRTARAKGLQEDTVIYGHALGNALLPFVTMFGLLLPGLIGGSVIFEQIFAWPGLGRLAYEAILSRDFPIIMTLNFIAAVLTLLGTLISDILYAVVDPRIRLH; encoded by the coding sequence ATGTGGAATTTTATTATTCGTAACATCGCCCAACGGTTGGTTCTGCTGATTATCGTGTCCTTTCTGGCCCATTCGGTAATTCATTTGGCTCCCGGGGAACCCAGTGAAGTGGATCCGATGAATCCCCGTATGAAACCGGAAGATATCGCCAAGATTCGGGCGGCCTTTCACCTGGATGATCCGCTGTATGTGCAATATGTGTATTGGATTCGTGATTTAGCCACGGGCGAATTGAAATCTTTCAAGGACAGCCAACCGGTTCTCCCGAAAATTTGGAATCGGTTTCTCAATTCCTTGCCTTTATTTATCCTGGCTACGATTCTGGTGTGGACATGGGCGTTTCCTACCGGGATTTACGGGGCGGTGCATCGAGGTGGAATCTATGACCGGTCCACCGTGTTTTTGTCCTATGCGCTTATCTCGGTTCCAGGGTTTTTTCTGTCGTTTATAGCCATAATGTGGGTGGTGGGGTGGTTGGGAGTGCCGGTTATCAGTATCAAAACATTCGGAATGGAGCATGCCCAACCCGCCTATCAGTGGATGGATCGGGTATGGCATTTGGTCATTCCGTCCATCATGACGGCGATCGGCGGGATTGCCATTCTGTCCCGGTATGTCCGATCCCAAATGCTGGAAGTGTTGGGCCAGGATTATGTCCGGACGGCCAGGGCGAAAGGTCTTCAGGAAGATACCGTGATTTATGGGCATGCGTTGGGGAATGCTCTGCTGCCGTTTGTGACCATGTTCGGTCTTCTGCTCCCGGGGTTGATTGGCGGGTCGGTGATTTTTGAGCAGATTTTTGCCTGGCCGGGGTTGGGACGGTTAGCCTATGAAGCCATTCTTTCTCGGGACTTTCCCATCATCATGACGCTCAACTTTATCGCCGCAGTCCTGACCTTATTGGGCACCTTAATCTCCGATATTCTCTACGCGGTGGTAGATCCGAGAATTCGTCTACATTAA